One genomic segment of Clostridium estertheticum subsp. estertheticum includes these proteins:
- a CDS encoding FeoA family protein, with translation MSIYDLKPGDKALIQSVCGDDKFAKRLLALGFIEGTEVKLIATAPLGDPIIINLRGFNIAIRKNDAKNISILKS, from the coding sequence ATAAGCATTTATGATTTAAAGCCAGGAGATAAAGCACTAATTCAATCGGTTTGCGGGGACGACAAGTTTGCTAAAAGATTACTCGCATTAGGCTTCATTGAAGGTACCGAAGTTAAATTAATTGCTACTGCACCTTTAGGAGATCCTATAATTATTAATTTACGTGGTTTTAATATAGCCATTAGAAAGAATGACGCTAA